GGTTTCAAACAAAAGACCCACTGCGTTCATTACGCAGAGGGTCTCAGGGACGCTTTTAAGCAATAATTTTGGTCTTCTTGGCATTCTCGGCTGAACGTTTGGTGAGACTGCTGAGTGGACGTTTCAAAGCAAGTGCAACGATGAGACTCAACGCGATGAACATGCACAACCACAGAATATCCTTAATGGCAGTGGACCACAGGATGCCCCCGACCGACTCACGCAGCAGGCTGATCGCATACGTGAAGGGCATGAACGGATTCAATGCCTGGAAAAAGGACGATGTCATGCTGATCGGGAACGTACCGCCCGAGCTGGAGAACTGGAACACCATGAAGATGATCGCGATCCCTTTTCCAATATTCCCAAAAACGGACAGCAGGGTGTACGTTATGGTGACAAATACGGCACTCACCAGCATGGCAAACAGGACAAACCACAGTTTATCTGCGACATAGGTGCCGAGAATCAAAATATCTCCCAAGCTGACACAGATCGCTTGAAGCAATCCAATCGTTAGAAAAGTGGCAAGACGTCCAAGATACAACTCGTATCCCCTGAACTTGCCGTCTGGATTCTCAGCTTCGGCACGAAGCAGGGAAATCAGCAGCGTTGAGCCGACCCACAAGGACAGCACGCCATAAAATGGTGACATGGCCGATCCATAATTAGGAATCGGGTAAAGCTGCTGTTCCTTGATTTGCACCGGACTTGCTAGGAAAGCACTCTCTTCTTCAATGTCGCCGCGCAAAAGCTTGGCGAGCTCGGCAAACTGGTTATTGCCTTCGACTTCTCTAAGTTTGTCTGCTGCCTTGCTGATGGCATTTTCCAGCGCTGGCAGATCATCACGTACCAGCGTGGCAACACGATGTACTCCTTGTTCGACCTCCGGTAGCTGATTTTGTACAAAATCGGATGCCTTGCTTATCTGTTTCTCGGCATTGGGCAGATCGTTCCGAACAAAATCAGCCGCTTCATTCAGCTTGGTCCCCAGCTTGGGCAGATCGTTTCGTATTAATGAAGACACTGTGTTTAAAGCTTGGATAAAGCCTTCACTTTTATTTGCGAGCGTCTCCGATATCTCATGAATCTTAGATTGTATTTGGGGCAGTTCACTCTGGATTTTGGTCAATTCAGTCTGCCCAAACGTAATCCCTTCTTTGGCTGACGCAAGAATGTCCGCGATATCCGGAATTCGATCTCTTGCTCCCTGTAGTGTATCTGCTGAAGTGGAAAGGATAGACCTCAGCTTATCCGCACCAGCCGCAAGAGCCGGCGATATTTCGCTCTCGTAGGTGTTCATGATATTGCCAATGCCGCTGCTAATGTCCTTGGAGAGAGCATTTAACTGGGCGATGACGTCTGCGGGCGGAGTTGTATTGCGACGCAGAGCATTACTGATAATTCCAGC
Above is a window of Paenibacillus sp. E222 DNA encoding:
- a CDS encoding YhgE/Pip domain-containing protein, with the translated sequence MRHIWQVYKTDWLHILKVPTGIFLIVAIILLPGVYDWVNVKSVWDPYSNTQGIKIAVTTEDKGATVAGTNVNIGDELVSSLKHNEKLGWTFVDQAEADRGVQTGEYYASLLIPGDFSTKITGIVDGKLERPEVIYTVNEKVNAIAPKITGSGVSAITTQINENFTEAVSEAVLTKLKEAGVEINAQLPTLRKMENGIFTLEKNLPAIQAAGQKVLEVEKAMPGIVKDAQKIVEIEKKLPEINEAAQYVLKVQEYWPQINDAASEVLAIQGRIPDIQKAVERIHEVDANFGQVSGVIQTALDKTDKALSIVTDAEQDLDKVSQIAGNGIELAEGLNQFVDSSEEAFQAIGPVIRQNLLLVQQIANAASDVFGQLQNTDLTKLPTAEDLDRIAARLGIAVKLVDSMAELLGKIDNLLPSHPLANKITQLNTISDKLQLQVRLAGIISNALRRNTTPPADVIAQLNALSKDISSGIGNIMNTYESEISPALAAGADKLRSILSTSADTLQGARDRIPDIADILASAKEGITFGQTELTKIQSELPQIQSKIHEISETLANKSEGFIQALNTVSSLIRNDLPKLGTKLNEAADFVRNDLPNAEKQISKASDFVQNQLPEVEQGVHRVATLVRDDLPALENAISKAADKLREVEGNNQFAELAKLLRGDIEEESAFLASPVQIKEQQLYPIPNYGSAMSPFYGVLSLWVGSTLLISLLRAEAENPDGKFRGYELYLGRLATFLTIGLLQAICVSLGDILILGTYVADKLWFVLFAMLVSAVFVTITYTLLSVFGNIGKGIAIIFMVFQFSSSGGTFPISMTSSFFQALNPFMPFTYAISLLRESVGGILWSTAIKDILWLCMFIALSLIVALALKRPLSSLTKRSAENAKKTKIIA